One Aegilops tauschii subsp. strangulata cultivar AL8/78 chromosome 2, Aet v6.0, whole genome shotgun sequence genomic window, aaagtatctcaacgttttgccggcaatcaacagtgtcctggtgtttgaaattcattcccatttcttgcatgggacctaagcatgcacccaaggatacaaatttgatttttcaaccaactcccatatataaacactattctgatcacgggatcagaataatATTTTGATCACACCTGAACTGCCTGAGTAATGCGCCTGAACTTCCCTCTGTACgaacccgaccttcgggctatcttcgcaaccgtgTCTCCCCGCGTGAATTATTCTAGTTAGTTGTATTCTATATGATGTTAGTGTAATCTAGAAACGTTTTTTAGCAACTAAATACCcgttttaaataggaatctcgctcgctagcggattttgctctcggattgtgatgaaattgcgttttttgcaattttactgcctgtgttgttcgacctgaacttctcccactgctaggttgaacttccgccaacattgtccaaatggggcttgcgatataccgttggaaagctatcgacaccagtatcatgacccaagttgaatttttggcaaaatgtaagcggtttaagagcagttttgaaaaccgttttttTCTACAGacaaaaaacgtgaatcgtattttTGATCGCATTTCTAAACCGTTTATCGGGATTAGGCAATTAATATGGTGCTGGAAAGCTGCTGTaaaaccgctccttccacatgttgaaagttttctctaatttcttatggttaaagagtaatttggaaatCGTAAAATTTCGCAAACCGAATAGCCGAGTTCGTATATTCGATGTCATTTCTAAACAgctaatccaattgaggcaaatgatatggcgttggaaagcttatgaaaatgctcTACTTTCTCTTTTtgaaagttttttctaattttgaacaGTTTAAAACTAATTTAGACAACGGTACAAGTTCCACCGAGTTTGTATTTTCGAGCTAATTTTTTAACCTTATGTCTGAATGCAgcaaataatatggcgttggaaatcttgaggaaatgcgaaactttttggtACATATTATTTCTTCCAACTCATTACGGTTTTATgtcaattttgaaaatggctaaaaCGTATTTTCGCTGTAATTTTTACAACTTTCATTGGAATGGGGCAAttaatataccgttgaaaagctatgaaaaatgtgaaactttttcatgttgatggttttctctgattcctagccgttttcaagtaatttcaaaaacggcaggatcattcgttctgcctttatcgcgaaacagattcttcaaaaatgcaccgcgtgaagaacttgaacttctcggcatgtTTACTTGAACTTCATTCTGTTTTCACGTGTGTTTTTTTTGCTtgtagctctccatccactcaccgaaacactcaccggaattgagcaagtgatataccggtggaaagctgctgtaaacacgcaacttccccgtgttgatcattttttcatactcgcgatGATTTTCATCTAAAATTCATTCACCGTAGTGGTTGAACTTCCtgctgttttcacgttgaacttctgtgactTATTTTCATTTGTAAATTTCTCATCCATTCTtagtgttacacaaatgatattccttttgtacaaaccactctcacaataatttttttaactttctccgacGGAGGACTTGAACTTATAACAATAAAACATTTAGTCTttgcttttttatttttttaatacatAACGCACACCGTGTAGTACGTGAACTTCTCGCAGTTATCAATCTGAACTTCTCTCGGTTACATGAAAATATCTGATTTTTATCAATATTAATCTGAATTTCTTAATCCTTTTTTATGAAATTTTGAAGCGCTCTATTATGaaaagttgaacttcttgttatttaatttttgaatatcttttttccattctttaataacgaGGAAAATCTGACTTTTCTATAATCGTCCAACTTCTCCATCTTGTTAATATGGACTTCCTCGTTTTATTTCTTAATCTTTTTATGAAATTTTGAAACGCTCTATTATTAAAAGTTGAACTTCTTTGTTATTTaatttttgaacttcttgtttccattctttaataacgaGGAAAACCTTGCCTTTTAATTCATTTTTCTCATACTAAACACACACCATGTAGTACATGAACTTTTTCCATTTTTATAATTTTAATTTTATATTTCCTTTTTGAAATCAAATTGCTCCCAAATAATAACTGAACTTCCTTGTGGATTGAGAGAATTATTTTAAAACGCAAAAATAATAATTTCTTTTTTGTGTTTTCGAACATGGAAATACAAGGTGAACCTCTCTCGCAAGAAATTTTTGAACTTCCCCGGGGAAGAGCACTTGATGATTTCGAAAGTTACCCGAAAAAATTATTATTCTGTTACCCGAAAAAATTATTACTCTATATATCTGGGTTATTCTGTTTCGCAAAACAGAATATTATTCTCTTACCCTACTTGAACTGACGGTTTCAGGTGGTTGTACTGATGATTTCGAAACGGTTGAACTGATGCTTTCAGTTCTATTTAACACATCGTCTTCTTTAGTTCAAAACTTTTTTGCAATTTTTTTGTTGGAACGGGACGTGTAATATATCGTTGGAAAGCTCTTGACAACTATATTTCAAGTATATTGAACGGTTTTGCAAAATCATtatggtttaagagcagttttgaaaaaacCATTTTTAAAAAAAACCGAAAACGTGAATCGTATTTCAGACTCAATTTTCAAACGGTTTGTCGGAATTGAGCAAATAAGATGGTGTTGGAAAGCCGGTGAAAATCCGCATCTTCCATATCTATTGTTTTTTCTAATTCTATATGATTTAAAAGTAATTTGGAAAACGGTGAAATTCTGGGCGAAACTTATTTTCATGATTTTTTGCAAACGGTTTGTCGGATTGATGCAAATGATACGGCGTTGAAAAGCTATGGAAAATGCGCAACTTTTCTGTATTGAAATGTTTTTCTAATTCCTTACGGTTTAAAACAAAGTTGAGTACGGTCAAATTTGATTTCGAACGCGCTTTTTTTTAAGTTTGTGGAAAGATATCGAAAATACGAAACTTAGTCATGTTGAACGTTTTCTCAAATTCGCAACCGTTGAAGAGTAATTTAGATTACGGTGAGACATGTCGTGCTGTTTTTCGTCAGAAAAAACAGAGTATTTGTACTGATCTCGTGTGTGTTTGTACTGATGTATTTTTCATAGAGTAATTTTGAAACGTTCCCAAAAAAGAGTACTTGAACGGATGTCCATATGGATTTGTAGTGAGCATGTTTTCGCAGACTTTACTCTGTTTTTTCTGTATGGTTTTCCTCGTAACTTTTCAACAGTTCAGGATATCATCGTCCCCGAACTTGCATGGTTTATACCGTTGAACTGGATGacatttttttaaagaaaatgttttgtgtgtgtttttttaactaacattttttttcaacAATGTTATGGACTTCTCTCATTTTACGACTTGAACTTTTACTATTTGAATTTCCGTGGGGTTTCTTTTTTTAAGCTTTTTCCCAAACTTATCTAGGACGTCGTGTTGAACTTGCAACTTTTTAAATTGTGAACTTGTTGTGTTTTTACAATTCCAAAGCTAGCAAAAAAAATTCTAAGTTTCTGACTCATTTCAGGATATCAGAGATAAACTTACAACGTTTTAAATTATGAACTTGTTGTGTTTTTACAATTCCAAAGCTAGCAAAAACAATTCTAAGTTACTAACTCATTTCAAGATATCAGAGATAAAAATTGCCATCACCAAAATCAGGCATTAATTCAATCAAAGAGATGAAATACATTGACTTAACTTCCAAAAGGAATACATGTTCTACGGCCGACGTAAAGACATGTAGAAGAATATTTATTGGCAAAATGAACTATATACAGTGTAAAGACATGTAGAAGAATATTTATTAGCAAATTTGAACTTCTAGTAATTCATTCCATTGGCGACACGAGTTTTTGAAGTCTTTCTCTTCACAAACTTTGAACATCAACAACATTCGCACcacgacacatcaaagcagtaacTGTACCATATTTTTTGTACATACAAGCATACAAAAAATTGCAGGAGCAACACAGTATACCCCGGTACGTTGTTGGACTGATGCTCTGGGAATTTTAGAACTGATGAAAAAATTACCCTGATACAGAATTTTAGAGCTCTAGGGATCTGCGCTTGTAGTAGACGAACGGATCGAGCTGGATGTTCAGGGAATTGGGAGACGCCGCGGGACACCGTTGAGCCGGCCATGGCGAATTTGACACCGTTGCTATAGTCGGGAGCCCAGAGCCTTCAGGTATGGGTTCATCCACTCTCAAACACATACTGCAACCGACGAAAAGGGTGGTATTTCTTAAATACAGAAATATAACATTAAGTTAAGCGACAacaagttcaaaaaaattcaaaaaatgaaaaCTGATTTGCTGGGCTTACTTCATGCATTAAATTGCACCATAGTGTCTTGTCTGGACGTACACGACTGAGCCGGCGGGCTGCACGTCAAGCCACACGGACAGAAAATGGACCAAAATTTCAAAGATGAACTGAAAGAGATGAACATAATTCAGTAGAGATGGATGTGGCAAATGATGAGCATCTCGCTGGCCATGAACATAATTCACTTTTTTTAACTGTATGAGTAAACAACCCACCAAATATATAGCAATTGATCACTTGAACTTATAGGAAATAGAAAAAGGAACTAAGCTTGCATCATCAAAATCTACAGTTTTTTCTAAATACATATGTAAAACTTAAGTCAATTGGTGTGACGCACTCAGTTGAACTAGTGTAATATATGTAGTCGAACGGATGTAACTTATCTGTAGTTGAACCAATTGGAGACCTGGCAACGCAACAACATTTTCATTCTATGGTGTCTCGCACATGGTTTGCTAGAACAAGTTGAACTGAATATATTTTTTGTTTTGAACTTTGAAAGAAGCTACAACTTCTGTTTCCCGAATGTGTACAGAATTTTAAGTTTCCAAGCACTCTTTTTTGGTGATGAGCACACCGCCCATGCTCCTGTGGACTGACGGCGCCTCGAAGTGGAGCTGGAGGAGAGGTTCGCCGGGATTTGGCCGCTTTAGAGAAACAATAAGTCAGACCTGCTCGATGGGAATTTACACAAACTGTTTGGAATTAGAAATTAAACTTTAGTAAAATTAGAAATTGAAGGAAAATAAAATAAGAGACTGACTGAACTAAAAACAAGAATGAAGCGACGGTGAACGGCCTCGGGCGGCGAGGTTGGACCGCTAGACGCAGCGGTGCCGGACCACCCAGAATACATCTAGAACATCATGTATTTCTGGGTGTATGTTTTAACGTTCTTTTGTACAGAGTGTATGTTTTTGCCAGCAGGAGGCACCCATGCACCCACCAGCGGATGCACGCGACAAGCCCAcaacacacacgcacgcaccagTAGGCACATCAAAAGTGATCTGCAGTTCATTAGATGTAGCTATATGAAAAACCACTTAGATTCTGTGTTTGGAACATTAATCACATCATTAGTTCTTGTAGGAATTTCACAAACAGATGTAGGGAACAAAACCTTCAGCTCACATGATGCTTCATCGGTGCATTCATGAAACACCAACCAATAATAGCAGTCCATCAAGCTTGGAGGTGAGGTAGAAATCGGGGCAGCATGTGTGGGCGGCTATGGACAACACAAAGCGAGAGGTGCCTCGGAGGACCGACGACACACGCATGCTGGTGGCAGCCACGATCGTCGGAGCACAGGGGACCAGAGGCGGTGCTCAAGATCCACCACCGGCCAGCGTCCGCGATGCCAGCGGGAGCAGGTCCATGAACCATCTCTGAAAAGTAAGAACATCAAGCACTGAACAATCTTTGAACTTATTTGTTGGGGTCAAACATCTATGTTTTGAACAAGACCATAAATCTATGTACTGAACTTATGTATCTATACACTTGACTCCTATATGTCTTATCTTTTAAAAAAATACTGAAGCAAAATCTGAACATGATCAAAGACACAACGcaccaacacacacacacacacacacacatccaaCGCACATGTCTCTCGCTTCATGAGTAGAACTGGGAAAAATATGCAGTGGGGCTGTAGCATCATGAGCAGAAGAGCATGGCGATCATAACCAAAACTTCAAACGGAGTTAGGAGTGGGCATTTACTGAGCAGATCGATGGAGTTGGCCGGAGCACCGATACCATCCTGGTCGTACCAGACCAGGGCATCCATCCTCCTGTGTATGAGCCCGCCCGTCCCCCACTGGAACCACAGCAAGGCAGTGAGCTTGACAAGATGCAGCACCGGGGGGCTCGGTTTGCGAGATGATGTAGCGGCGGTGACCTTTCTGGGAGGTGGGATTGGACTGACGTAGCGGCCTTAATCACCACCAACCTGATACCGGTTTATTTCACCATACTCCATGAAGAACTCAGATTCGAGGTCTGAAAAGGAAGGATCAACCGCATATCAATAGCATAAGTTCATGTTAACATACTGATTTACCACTGATGGTAAAAATATATTTTGAGAAGAAAATATTGATGTTGATTGCCTAAAATATACATTTAGTTATATTGATTGCTTCTACAAAGTGATCTTGATTGACAAAAAGGACGGATCACAGAATCAGAAGACACACACACATCTGGAAAATCACTCAACGCAGCTTTCTTTGCGTGTGTTGGATTTGGACTGAATGAATTACGAAGAGATTGAACATTGTTACATTAAACAGTAATCTTTTTTCTCATATCAACCTACAACCCAAAGGTGCAAATGTGGAATCATCGACAAGGAAAAATAATTGAAAAGCAAAAGCATAACCTGTTCTACCATGCATCATGGTTTCCATCATGCACCCAGAGGTTCTGCCTTCTCCCCCGGCCCTGAAACAAGAGCACCATCAGTTTAGTTTTAAACAAATTGAAAGTTCGAACATGAGGCATGTAGATTTTCAAATGATGAAAGTCACAAAAGTGAGCTATTTTTGTTTTACTTCAAATAATTCAACATGAAAGAGACAAATAGAGATAAATATTTTTTTGTGCGACATTCTGAAGTAGATGTCAGTTCGACCTTTTTAACTACTTTTTTGCACAAGGAGATGATGTTATTGAACTGGCTAGGTACATTCAGTTTTACCTAGTATGGTTGGACTAGTAATGCAAGCACTGCTTCCAAGGTTTTATAGAGATCAGTAGCCATCCAACTATGAAATGCATGCAAACCCAATCTGCATACACTAGCGAACATTGAAACAAAGAACCCCTGTTTCTCAACTTTGAACTTTTGTATGGGTTTTCCCTCAACTTATTGTATCCGTGAGTCTGAACTGATGCAAGTATATAAGAATACCAAACATGTATTACCTGAACCTGAAAAGGATCTGAGATAGGTTGCCCTGGAACTGCAACTTGTATCTTTTACTGCTCATCTTTAACATTAAGAAAGTACTAATCAGTACTAGTATTTGTGTAAGTCATATTGATCAGTACTGCTGCTTGCCGTACTGATGAGCACTAGTACTGATCGCTAACACAGAGAATTTTTCATCTAGTGTACTTTTAACATTATATTAGAAAAAGTGAGCTACAAAATAAACAACTAGATTAGAATAGAAGCATTGGCTTATATTAGAAACGATGAGCTACGAAATAAACAACCAGATGCGAATTTGCTTCAAGTCAGGTTtgttatttttttgaatttgatgCATGTTGCCCTATAGGACTGCTACTGGTTTGCAAGTTGGACTTGAGTACTTTTAAATTGTTTGCATAGTTTACTGCCGAAATCTAAACCACAAAGGAACACATAGGCAGGCCCGTCGATGAGGGAGGCCAAAGTGGCCGACCGCACAGGGCCCCCCAAATCATGGGGCCCCCGATTGGAGAGAAAACGGGAGGGTTTTTTTAGTTGGAGAAAAAACGAGAGGTAATATGCGTCTGTGGCGCCCGTTACAAGTTGAGCCCTCCCCAGTCCCTCGCCTGCGCAGACGCGCCGCCTCTCTTGCGATCTGCAATGGATCCACGGGTATTGGTCTGCTGCAGATCGCCGCTGGCGTCCGCTCTCCCCCAGTCTAGCTCCGCCTACTAGCTGCTCCGTGCTTGCACTAGTGTACCATGTCTGGCAGTGATTCCCGTCCTCCGCCTGGCCGATCTGGGCGCTGGCCTTGCCTCCGCTGAATGGAGGACTTGCTGCCCCTCCAAATCTGGTGCTGGTGCGCCTCGGCCACTAATCAGTGGGTAATTTACTGATTCTTGCACTGGAAGAAGCAAACGACAATAAAAGATGCACTTGAAGTTTAACTGACATGCTGTATGTGTTGATTTCTGAACTGATGTCTTTGTTAGATGAAACCCGAATTGATGTATATTTATATCAATTTTATTCCATGCTACAGAAAAATAAGATGAAGACATATTTTCATTAGTGACCTGCAACAACAAGGAGTGTCTACACATGGGAGGAATAGATGAGGCAAACTATTGCTTTGGTATTCTTTTGTGTCCCTTATTATTATTTGTAGCTTTTTTTTTCATGTTTAATCTATTTGGTTCCATTGTTAAGCATTGAGTTTCAGTTCTACATATATTGTGCAATCGAGCAAATTTATGTATGCTTTGGCATGAGGGGTTCCTTGGCTAGCGAGGTATTATTTGGCCAGTGTAGATATTCTTTGGATACTTCTTCAGTTATACGAATTTAAGAAAATTTAGGACCCCATTTTGTATTTCGTCCCGGGCCCCCAAATTCCTGGAGACGGCCCTGCACATAGGCATTACCAATCGTATATAGCAAAACTGAACTTTCTGCGTCTACTGTTGTTTTTACATAGTGGACTTCTGTTTTCTTATGTACTTGAATATTAAAGTTTTTGAAAATTGCCACTATCACACATGTTATACTTGAAAACTCTTGCCAGACTAGGCACCCCCCAAATCCTGCACAACAAAGCATCCCCCAAGTGCATCTATGAGCAGTCCCCCATAGAACGATCAAAATCTAGATTACAAGAAAAATGGCCTTCATGGATGGCAGTATGTGAACTGAAGAGTAGGAGAGGAGGAGCACGAAGGTGTTTCTCACCAATCGTGTTCCTGATGACGTGGATGATGGCAAGAATCCATGGCTGAACAGGAGGTCGAGGCGTCGCGGCAGGAACTCCAGGGCCGGCGGGCCTCATCGGGGTTGGGCACGTCGTCGGGGAGGTGGTGGTCCTTCGCCGAGAGGTGGAGGCGCCGTGCCATGGCGGCAGTGGTTGGGTCGGTTCCTGCAGGAAGGGCCAGCGTGTAGATATTAGGAAAATGAACTACCAAAATTCCCCAACCAGTACTGTAGATATTAGCAAATTTGAACTGAGAGTGTTAGAGTGAGGCAGACCTGAGAGGAGGAGGAAGCGCCTGCCCAGGGCCTCGTCAATGACCGGAAGGTGGAGCAGCATTACAAACTGGACTGAACTAAATTATATTTTGTAGTTGTTGTATGCATTTTAAAACTTTACGTTTGTTGATTTTTAAATTCAATCATGGAAATtccgttttgaaaaaaaaaatccacTCATGGAAATTGTAGCGGATTCAAACTAAATTTTGACAAGTAATAAGAAGGAGAATACAGCAGAAAAGGCACACTTATACAAGAAAATGATCATGAGACCGTGAGTGAATAGTTGGATGGATTTCTATTCATCATGGTGGTTCTAGAGAGACTTGGGGGCACCATCGAGGCAAGTCGTGGGGGCTGGCTGGGGGAGGTCACGACGCTGGTGACACACGCTGGAGTAGGGAACAGCGACGCACACAAGAATTTGTAGCAGCTGTGGGGGTGGCAAGCGGTCGTGACGGTGCACCATCCCTCTTGATTATTTATTAATTACCTAACTCCAAAAGAAAGGTAACTGCTACAACTACAAGCAATGTGCTAAGCAGAgcattactactccctccgtaaagaaatataattattattccctccgtaaactaatataagagcgtttagatcactactttagtgatctaaacactcttatattagtttacagagggagtagttgggaatctattagtttacagagggagtatatattaGTTGGCAATCTTGTATATTTCCCTCTCTATATTGGAAATTGCTTTAATTGATGGCTCATTGGATAGAATGCATGATCTGTATAATTATGAAGTTAGCAACAACTCTACATAAAGAAATCCCCGAGAACTTTCTACAAAATTGATTAACCAAGTGACAGTATGGTGCTCATTCTCAAGCATAACCACAAGGACTTGTTTGTGCTATATGAAGAAGATGGAAACACAAAGGAAATCAGACTCACGATTGGGAAGTAGATGTACTGAAAAGCATACAAAAGATGAACTTGTGCATCTTGTTTTTGCTGCAACCTACAAAAATAGGAACAAATATGAGAGATGAGGTTTTGTCAAGGAGACTCCAGATCAACTTATTTATGGTGAGAAACTTCTGTATCTATACTTGAACTTGTGCGACATGATTATGTCTGTCGAATCTCTAATGTTTTCGTACTGAACTGAACTGACGTACATGATACTCCGACGTACTAAACTGAAATGACATACTGAACTGAAGTAGAATATATGTCGAACTGCTAGACCAGAGCAAAATTCGGAAATTTTCGCAACAAGAAAAACTGATTTTTTTTTGTAGCTTTTTATTACACAAAATTTTCATCAACAACATTTGCATCACAAAGAAATTGAAGCAGCAGTACACATGAACACAGACAGTGAGAGAGAGCATGGGAGGATATATGAACACAGACAGTCAACATgtttttgttttgaatttttttcctgAACTTATCAAGTTTCTATGTATGAACGTACAAACTTTCTAAGCATGAACTTTTTGCTAGGGTTTGTTTTTTGGTATTACAAATTGTTTTCTGCATTAAAATAAACAGCTTTAAAAGATAGCAAAATGGCACATGTATTCAAAATGAACTCAAACTGAAACAATTCAGTAGTAACATTCCTGGAGACATTGCAAGTTCTGAAATGAACCTTCTGGGTGTTCAAAGTTTTGAAATGAACCTCTTTTTGAAGCTGAGAGAAACAAAATTCCACGGGGTTGACAGGGGCGTTAACGCACGGGTGGGTCATCGGGGCGGCCTTGGACGGGGACTGGTGGTGGTGAATGGCCTCAGGTGGCAGAGGTGAACGGCCTCAGGTGGCGGAGTTGAACGGCCTGCGCGCTGAGGCCCCGGAGGGCGACGCCGGAACATGGGCCACACATGGCGCATTGCCGGGAGGAGTGGTCGCGTCGCCGGCAGGAGGCGCGGGGAGGCGACCGCGTCCTTGGGAGGAGGCGCGTCACGTGTGGCGACGGTGGAGGTGTCGGGGGTGACCCCCGACGACGGTTGGTGGAAGCGGGGACGCCACGGCGGCAGGTGAAGCCAGGGGGACGACGGCGGCATGTGGAAGCCGGGGGATCCGACGGCGGCAGATTGAAGCCAGGGGGCGGCGGTGGCGCCCTGGAAGGGGGCAGTCCCGCGGCGGCGCGCTGGAAGGGGGAAGCCCGCGGCGGCGCGCTGGAACGGGGGAGGCCGGCCGCGGCGCGCTGGAAcgggggaggccggcggcggcgcgaggggtgAAGGCGCACGGCGGCGGGGGAAGGGGTGGCGACGGTGGCGAGATGGGATCGGGAAGTGGGTGGTTCGGGGGAGGCAGGATGGAGTTGTTTTCTTTTCTATCGGGCCGGTTAGTGGGCTGGATTCGGGAACCTGACGTTGTGTC contains:
- the LOC109758489 gene encoding uncharacterized protein codes for the protein MTHPLQQKQDAQVHLLYAFQYIYFPIFVMLLHLPVIDEALGRRFLLLSGTDPTTAAMARRLHLSAKDHHLPDDVPNPDEARRPWSSCRDASTSCSAMDSCHHPRHQEHDCKRYKLQFQGNLSQILFRFRAGGEGRTSGCMMETMMHGRTDLESEFFMEYGEINRYQVGGD